One window of the Oncorhynchus gorbuscha isolate QuinsamMale2020 ecotype Even-year linkage group LG17, OgorEven_v1.0, whole genome shotgun sequence genome contains the following:
- the LOC124001452 gene encoding COMM domain-containing protein 8-like isoform X3, with protein sequence MVASQNKLLHWVVDGVCGREPPRMADYGNTWTLVEWMELLDSLSSLFRLAVGKKTPDDEVLASLADVGSGYGEAVLTVLRARREEIRQALVERTNNVSSSTLQDFDWQIKLALSSDKISFLHTPLLNLRLDVKENGALKPLSVEMNREELQTLISSLEAANKVVLQLK encoded by the exons CTATTACACTGGGTGGTAGACGGTGTGTGTGGGCGGGAGCCCCCTCGGATGGCAGACTACGGTAATACGTGGACCCTTGTAGAATGGATGGAGCTCCTcgactccctctcctctctgttccggCTTGCTGTGGGTAAGAAGACCCCAGACGATGAG GTGCTGGCATCGTTGGCAGACGTGGGCAGTGGGTATGGGGAGGCTGTGCTGACTGTCCTGAGGGCCAGACGAGAGGAGATCCGTCAGGCGCTGGTGGAGAGGACCAATAACGTGTCCAGCTCTACCCTCCAGGATTTTGACTGGCAGATAAAG CTGGCATTGTCCAGCGATAAGATCTCATTTCTCCATACCCCTCTACTCAACCTCCGTTTGGATGTGAAGGAGAATGGTGCCCTGAAGCCTCTGTCTGTcgagatgaacagagaggaatTACAAACACTCATCAGCTCATTGGAGGCTGCCAATAAG GTGGTACTACAGCTGAAGTGA
- the LOC124001452 gene encoding COMM domain-containing protein 8-like isoform X4: MLLHWVVDGVCGREPPRMADYGNTWTLVEWMELLDSLSSLFRLAVGKKTPDDEVLASLADVGSGYGEAVLTVLRARREEIRQALVERTNNVSSSTLQDFDWQIKLALSSDKISFLHTPLLNLRLDVKENGALKPLSVEMNREELQTLISSLEAANKVVLQLK; the protein is encoded by the exons CTATTACACTGGGTGGTAGACGGTGTGTGTGGGCGGGAGCCCCCTCGGATGGCAGACTACGGTAATACGTGGACCCTTGTAGAATGGATGGAGCTCCTcgactccctctcctctctgttccggCTTGCTGTGGGTAAGAAGACCCCAGACGATGAG GTGCTGGCATCGTTGGCAGACGTGGGCAGTGGGTATGGGGAGGCTGTGCTGACTGTCCTGAGGGCCAGACGAGAGGAGATCCGTCAGGCGCTGGTGGAGAGGACCAATAACGTGTCCAGCTCTACCCTCCAGGATTTTGACTGGCAGATAAAG CTGGCATTGTCCAGCGATAAGATCTCATTTCTCCATACCCCTCTACTCAACCTCCGTTTGGATGTGAAGGAGAATGGTGCCCTGAAGCCTCTGTCTGTcgagatgaacagagaggaatTACAAACACTCATCAGCTCATTGGAGGCTGCCAATAAG GTGGTACTACAGCTGAAGTGA
- the LOC124001452 gene encoding COMM domain-containing protein 8-like isoform X2, whose translation MVHLLGKLPSEECQKLLHWVVDGVCGREPPRMADYGNTWTLVEWMELLDSLSSLFRLAVGKKTPDDEVLASLADVGSGYGEAVLTVLRARREEIRQALVERTNNVSSSTLQDFDWQIKLALSSDKISFLHTPLLNLRLDVKENGALKPLSVEMNREELQTLISSLEAANKVVLQLK comes from the exons CTATTACACTGGGTGGTAGACGGTGTGTGTGGGCGGGAGCCCCCTCGGATGGCAGACTACGGTAATACGTGGACCCTTGTAGAATGGATGGAGCTCCTcgactccctctcctctctgttccggCTTGCTGTGGGTAAGAAGACCCCAGACGATGAG GTGCTGGCATCGTTGGCAGACGTGGGCAGTGGGTATGGGGAGGCTGTGCTGACTGTCCTGAGGGCCAGACGAGAGGAGATCCGTCAGGCGCTGGTGGAGAGGACCAATAACGTGTCCAGCTCTACCCTCCAGGATTTTGACTGGCAGATAAAG CTGGCATTGTCCAGCGATAAGATCTCATTTCTCCATACCCCTCTACTCAACCTCCGTTTGGATGTGAAGGAGAATGGTGCCCTGAAGCCTCTGTCTGTcgagatgaacagagaggaatTACAAACACTCATCAGCTCATTGGAGGCTGCCAATAAG GTGGTACTACAGCTGAAGTGA
- the LOC124001452 gene encoding COMM domain-containing protein 8-like isoform X1 has product MPTVSSCSGFYKKHMFIKLLHWVVDGVCGREPPRMADYGNTWTLVEWMELLDSLSSLFRLAVGKKTPDDEVLASLADVGSGYGEAVLTVLRARREEIRQALVERTNNVSSSTLQDFDWQIKLALSSDKISFLHTPLLNLRLDVKENGALKPLSVEMNREELQTLISSLEAANKVVLQLK; this is encoded by the exons CTATTACACTGGGTGGTAGACGGTGTGTGTGGGCGGGAGCCCCCTCGGATGGCAGACTACGGTAATACGTGGACCCTTGTAGAATGGATGGAGCTCCTcgactccctctcctctctgttccggCTTGCTGTGGGTAAGAAGACCCCAGACGATGAG GTGCTGGCATCGTTGGCAGACGTGGGCAGTGGGTATGGGGAGGCTGTGCTGACTGTCCTGAGGGCCAGACGAGAGGAGATCCGTCAGGCGCTGGTGGAGAGGACCAATAACGTGTCCAGCTCTACCCTCCAGGATTTTGACTGGCAGATAAAG CTGGCATTGTCCAGCGATAAGATCTCATTTCTCCATACCCCTCTACTCAACCTCCGTTTGGATGTGAAGGAGAATGGTGCCCTGAAGCCTCTGTCTGTcgagatgaacagagaggaatTACAAACACTCATCAGCTCATTGGAGGCTGCCAATAAG GTGGTACTACAGCTGAAGTGA